The Ideonella dechloratans genome includes a window with the following:
- a CDS encoding defense against restriction DarA-related protein yields the protein MKNLLFSFEDLSAKDKAAKQAARYFSRAGANVVQQDVPTAVKRSSGITYREMALTFADSQQVVLRIKQSGDIFQVLLNGKVLPIKNQGDHVKAIAEIVQAMDAGRSRFQKLLAAAQARPPAGIRTAAPKMEQVLTEKRDALKAAIAEVRSQIEAIKGTAAPAAA from the coding sequence TGAAGAACCTGCTTTTCAGCTTTGAAGACCTGTCGGCCAAGGACAAGGCGGCCAAGCAGGCCGCCCGCTATTTCTCGCGCGCCGGCGCGAACGTCGTCCAGCAGGACGTGCCCACGGCGGTGAAGCGTTCGTCGGGCATCACCTACCGGGAAATGGCACTGACCTTCGCCGACTCGCAGCAGGTCGTGCTGCGTATCAAGCAATCGGGCGACATCTTCCAGGTGCTGCTCAACGGCAAGGTGCTGCCGATCAAGAACCAGGGCGACCATGTGAAGGCCATCGCCGAAATCGTGCAGGCGATGGACGCGGGCCGTTCCCGCTTCCAGAAACTGCTGGCCGCCGCCCAGGCGCGCCCGCCGGCAGGCATCCGCACCGCCGCGCCGAAGATGGAACAGGTGCTCACCGAGAAGCGCGACGCCCTGAAGGCCGCCATCGCCGAGGTGCGCAGCCAGATCGAGGCCATCAAGGGCACCGCTGCACCGGCGGCCGCTTGA